The window GCCGCGGGCAACGCCGCCCTGGTCAAGCCCAGCGAACTGGCCCCGGCCACCTCCGCCGCCCTGGCCGAGCTGCTGCCCCGCTACCTGGACACCGAGGCGGTCGCGGTCGTGGAGGGCGGCATCCCCGAGAGCACCGCCCTGCTCGATGAGCGCTTCGACCACATCTTCTACACCGGCAACGGCACCGTGGCCCGCATCGTCATGGCCGCCGCCGCCAAGCACCTGACCCCCGTCACCCTGGAGCTGGGCGGCAAGAGCCCGGCCATCGTCGAACCCGGGGTGGACCTGGCCACCACCGCCCGCCGCCTGGCCTGGGGCAAGTTCACCAACACCGGTCAGACCTGCGTGGCCCCCGACTACGTGCTCGCCGTCGGCGACACCGCCGAACCGCTCCAGCGCGAGCTGACCGCCGCCATCACCGAGATGTTCGGCGAGGACCCCTCACGCAGCGCCGACTACGGGCGCATCGTCAACGAGCGCCACTTCGCCCGGATCACCGCCCTGCTGGGCAGCGGCACCGTGGTCACCGGCGGACAGCACGACATCGACCGCCTCTACGTCGCCCCCACCGTCCTGGCCGACGTGGACCCCGACTCCCCGGTGATGTCGGAGGAGATCTTCGGCCCCGTCCTGCCGGTCCTGCGGGTCCCCGACCTGGACGCGGCCATCGCCTTCGTCAACGCACGCGACAAGCCGCTGGCGCTGTACGGCTTCACCGACTCCGAGGAGACCAAGCGCCGCCTGACCACCGAGACCTCCTCGGGCGGCCTGGCCTTCGGTCTGCCGATCGCCCACCTGGCCGTTCCCGACCTGCCCTTCGGCGGCGTGGGGGACAGCGGTATGGGCGCCTACCACTCCGCGGCCTCCCTGGACACCTTCTCGCACACCAAGTCGGTGCTGGACAAGTCGCTGTTCATGGACACCATGCGCATCGCCTACGCGCCCGTCACCGACCTCAAGCAGAAGCTGCTCCGCCGGCTCCTGTGAGCGGGGGGCGGGGGCGGGAGCGGCCGCCCGCCCCCGCCCGCGCGGGTCAGCTCCTCGGGGCGCTCTCCTCGCGCCCGGAGTCCAGGGCCCGCGACGCCACATGCGGGTGGTTCAGGTCGAACGCGGGACGCTCGGAACGGATCCGCGGCAGCGACGTGAAGTTGTGCCGCGGCGGCGGGCAGGACGTGGCCCACTCCAGCGAGCAGCCGTAGCCCCACGGGTCGTCCATCCCCACCTGGGGAGCGTTGCGCGCGGTCACGAAGACGTTCCAGAAGAAGATCAGCGTCGAGGCCGCCAGCACGAACGAGGAGACCGAGGAGATCTGGTTGAGCTCGGTGAAGCCGTCACCGGGCAGGTAGTCGGCGTAGCGGCGCGGGAAGCCGGCGGCGCCCAGCCAGTGCTGCACCAGGAACGTGCCGTGGAAGCCCAGGAACAGCAGCCAGAAGTGGAACTTGCCCAACTTCTCGTTGAGCATCGTCCCGGTGAACTTGGGCCACCAGAAGTAGAAGCCCGCGAACATCGCGAACACCACCGTGCCGAACACCACGTAGTGGAAGTGGGCCACCACGAAGTAGGAGTCGGTGACGTGGAAGTCGATCGGCGGGGAGGCCAGCAGCACACCGGTCAGACCGCCGAACAGGAAGGTCACTAGGAACCCGATCGAGAACAGCATCGGCGTCTCGAAGCTGATCTGGCCCCGCCACATCGTACCGATCCAGTTGAAGAACTTCACCCCGGTCGGCACCGCGATGAGGAAGCTCATGAACGAGAAGAACGGCAGAAGCACCGCACCCGTCGGGAACATGTGGTGCGCCCACACCGTCACCGACAGGCCCGTGATGGCGATGGTCGCCGCCACCAGCCCCTTGTAGCCGAAGATCGGCTTGCGGCTGAACACCGGCAGGATCTCGGTCACGATGCCGAAGAACGGCAGCGCGATGATGTACACCTCGGGGTGGCCGAAGAACCAGAACAGGTGCTGCCACAGGATGGCCCCGCCGTGCTCGGCGTTGAACACCTGCGTGCCGACGATGCGGTCCGCGCCCAGCGCGATCAGGGCCGCCGTCAGCACGGGGAACGCGATGAGCACCAGCACGCTGGTCAGGATGATGTTCCAGGTGAAGATCGGCATGCGGAACATCGTCATGCCCGGCGCGCGCATGCACAGGGCGGTGGTGATGAAGTTGACCGCGCCCAGGATCGTGCCCAGACCCGACACCACCAACCCCATGATCCACAGGTTGCCCCCCACCCCCGGTGAGTGGACCTCGTTCGACAGGGGCGTGTAGGCGAACCAGCCGAAGCTGGCCGCGCCGCCCGGGGTCAGGAACCCGGCCGAGACGATCAGCCCGCCGAACAGGAACAGGTAGTAGCCGAACAGGTTCATCCTCGGGAACGCCACGTCGGGCGCGCCGATCTGCAACGGCATGATCACGTTGCCGAACCCGACGAACAGCGGGGTCGCGAAGAGCAGCAGCATGATCGTGCCGTGCATGGTGAACAGCTGGTTGTACTCCTCGTTGGACATGATCTGCATGCCCGGAAAGAACAGTTCGGCGCGGATGAGCACCGCCAGGATTCCGCCGAAGACGAAGAAGGCGAAGGCGGTGATGATGTACATGTACCCGATGACCTTGTGGTCGGTCGAGGTCAGCCAGCTCACGAT is drawn from Nocardiopsis dassonvillei subsp. dassonvillei DSM 43111 and contains these coding sequences:
- a CDS encoding aldehyde dehydrogenase family protein, producing the protein MTDTQGAPAAEAAPRPPAEPLTLTTEIPPVVARLRAAFASGRTKPVAWRRAQLRALRRMLTEERTAFERVLKADLGKSPIEAHTTEIGFVVNEIDHTLRHLASWLRPQRVPVPVALAPARARRVREPLGTVLIIAPWNYPVNLSLAPLVGALAAGNAALVKPSELAPATSAALAELLPRYLDTEAVAVVEGGIPESTALLDERFDHIFYTGNGTVARIVMAAAAKHLTPVTLELGGKSPAIVEPGVDLATTARRLAWGKFTNTGQTCVAPDYVLAVGDTAEPLQRELTAAITEMFGEDPSRSADYGRIVNERHFARITALLGSGTVVTGGQHDIDRLYVAPTVLADVDPDSPVMSEEIFGPVLPVLRVPDLDAAIAFVNARDKPLALYGFTDSEETKRRLTTETSSGGLAFGLPIAHLAVPDLPFGGVGDSGMGAYHSAASLDTFSHTKSVLDKSLFMDTMRIAYAPVTDLKQKLLRRLL
- the ctaD gene encoding aa3-type cytochrome oxidase subunit I, producing the protein MKAPKGSIIVSWLTSTDHKVIGYMYIITAFAFFVFGGILAVLIRAELFFPGMQIMSNEEYNQLFTMHGTIMLLLFATPLFVGFGNVIMPLQIGAPDVAFPRMNLFGYYLFLFGGLIVSAGFLTPGGAASFGWFAYTPLSNEVHSPGVGGNLWIMGLVVSGLGTILGAVNFITTALCMRAPGMTMFRMPIFTWNIILTSVLVLIAFPVLTAALIALGADRIVGTQVFNAEHGGAILWQHLFWFFGHPEVYIIALPFFGIVTEILPVFSRKPIFGYKGLVAATIAITGLSVTVWAHHMFPTGAVLLPFFSFMSFLIAVPTGVKFFNWIGTMWRGQISFETPMLFSIGFLVTFLFGGLTGVLLASPPIDFHVTDSYFVVAHFHYVVFGTVVFAMFAGFYFWWPKFTGTMLNEKLGKFHFWLLFLGFHGTFLVQHWLGAAGFPRRYADYLPGDGFTELNQISSVSSFVLAASTLIFFWNVFVTARNAPQVGMDDPWGYGCSLEWATSCPPPRHNFTSLPRIRSERPAFDLNHPHVASRALDSGREESAPRS